One window of the Devosia sp. 2618 genome contains the following:
- the secA gene encoding preprotein translocase subunit SecA: protein MALAALARRIFGSPSDRHVKRFHGKVAAINALEADLEKLTDDQLRARTAEFKDQLAKGADLDDLIVPAFATVREASKRVLGMRHFDVQLIGGMVLNDRSIAEMRTGEGKTLVATLAVYLNALTGLGVHVVTVNDYLARRDASWMGQLYNFLGLSYGIIVHGLSDAERKAAYDADITYGTNNEFGFDYLRDNMKYTRAQMVQRGHAFGIVDEVDSILIDEARTPLIISGPSDDRSELYLTLDALMPMIGEDDFELDEKQRAATFTDQGIEKLEAKLAEDGLLKGDSLYDVENVALVHHANSALRAHKLFRKDKDYIVRNDEVVIIDEFSGRMMPGRRYSEGLHQALEAKERVKIQPENQTLASITFQNYFRLYKKLAGMTGTAATEAEEFADIYKLDVVTVPTNMPIQRRDDEDAIFRTAAEKFDAIAELIKDAHGRGQPVLVGTTSIEKSEMLAEILRSKGVGEMNVLNAKQHELEAYIVADAGLPGAITIATNMAGRGTDIQLGGNLEMRIEKEATGLEGAERDAKIADIKKTIAEHKAQALAAGGLMVIGTERHESRRIDNQLRGRSGRQGDPGHSAFFLSLQDDLMRIFPVDSMDSMLGKLGLEQGESITHPWVTKAIERAQGKVEARNFDIRKNILKYDDVMNDQRKVIFEQRIEMMDAEDVSETVSEMRHDVVDNIVGKAIPPRSYPEQWNVEQLEAAAKTYLNIDVPVKDWAAEEGIDAEIVTERLLAAADAQVADKEARTLAKFAEAGQPMPTIMRQMEKNILLQSIDGLWREHLVTLDHLSKVVGWRGIAQRDPLTEYKQEAYELFQTLLASMRELVTTQMSHLELQPRPVAPPMPDLSRLQETHIDPLTGENDADGGDTIADSLGAVGGDPSLRPIDPALLVGVARNAPCPCGSGKKFKHCHGAF from the coding sequence ATGGCACTTGCTGCGCTCGCCCGGCGGATTTTCGGGTCTCCGTCCGACAGGCACGTCAAACGCTTCCACGGCAAAGTGGCCGCGATCAACGCGCTTGAGGCGGACCTGGAAAAGCTGACCGACGACCAGTTGCGGGCGCGGACCGCCGAGTTCAAGGATCAGCTCGCCAAGGGTGCTGATCTCGATGATTTGATCGTGCCCGCTTTCGCCACCGTCCGTGAAGCCAGCAAGCGCGTGCTCGGCATGCGCCACTTCGACGTGCAGCTGATCGGTGGCATGGTGCTCAACGATCGCTCGATTGCTGAAATGCGCACCGGCGAAGGCAAGACCCTCGTGGCAACGCTCGCTGTGTACCTCAATGCCCTGACGGGCCTTGGCGTTCACGTCGTCACCGTCAACGATTACCTGGCCCGCCGCGACGCCAGCTGGATGGGTCAGCTCTACAATTTCCTCGGCCTGAGCTATGGCATCATCGTCCATGGCCTCAGCGATGCTGAGCGTAAAGCTGCCTACGATGCCGACATCACCTACGGCACCAACAACGAATTCGGCTTCGACTATCTGCGCGACAACATGAAATATACGCGCGCCCAGATGGTGCAGCGCGGCCATGCTTTCGGCATCGTCGACGAAGTTGACTCGATCCTGATCGACGAAGCCCGCACGCCGCTGATCATTTCGGGTCCGTCCGATGACCGCAGCGAACTCTACCTCACCCTCGATGCGCTGATGCCGATGATCGGCGAAGACGATTTCGAGCTCGACGAAAAGCAGCGCGCCGCGACCTTCACCGATCAGGGTATCGAAAAGCTTGAAGCCAAGCTGGCTGAAGACGGTCTGCTCAAGGGCGATTCGCTCTATGACGTGGAAAACGTCGCGCTGGTGCACCATGCCAATTCGGCCCTGCGTGCCCACAAGCTGTTCCGCAAGGACAAGGATTACATCGTCCGCAATGACGAAGTGGTGATCATCGACGAATTTTCTGGCCGCATGATGCCGGGCCGCCGCTATTCGGAAGGTCTGCATCAGGCCCTCGAAGCCAAGGAGCGCGTCAAGATCCAGCCTGAAAACCAGACGCTGGCGTCGATCACCTTCCAGAACTATTTCCGCCTCTACAAAAAGCTGGCCGGCATGACCGGTACGGCGGCGACGGAAGCCGAAGAATTTGCCGACATCTACAAGCTCGACGTCGTCACCGTGCCGACCAATATGCCGATCCAGCGTCGGGATGACGAAGACGCCATCTTCCGCACCGCCGCCGAGAAGTTCGACGCGATTGCCGAGCTGATCAAGGATGCTCATGGCCGCGGCCAGCCGGTGCTGGTTGGCACCACCTCGATCGAAAAGAGCGAGATGCTGGCCGAAATTCTGCGCAGCAAGGGCGTTGGTGAAATGAACGTGCTCAATGCCAAGCAGCATGAGCTCGAAGCCTATATCGTGGCTGACGCGGGCCTGCCCGGCGCCATCACCATCGCCACCAACATGGCCGGCCGTGGTACCGACATTCAGCTCGGCGGTAATCTCGAAATGCGCATCGAGAAGGAAGCCACCGGCCTTGAAGGCGCCGAGCGCGACGCCAAGATCGCCGACATCAAGAAGACCATTGCCGAGCACAAGGCGCAGGCACTGGCTGCGGGTGGCCTGATGGTCATCGGCACCGAACGCCATGAATCGCGCCGTATCGACAACCAGCTGCGTGGCCGTTCCGGCCGTCAGGGCGATCCGGGCCACTCGGCCTTCTTCCTGTCGCTGCAGGACGACCTGATGCGCATCTTCCCGGTCGACAGCATGGATTCCATGCTCGGCAAGCTCGGTCTTGAGCAGGGCGAGTCGATCACCCATCCTTGGGTCACCAAGGCGATCGAACGCGCCCAGGGCAAGGTCGAAGCGCGCAACTTCGACATCCGCAAGAACATCCTCAAATACGACGACGTGATGAACGATCAGCGCAAGGTGATCTTCGAGCAGCGCATCGAAATGATGGATGCCGAAGACGTCAGCGAGACCGTCAGCGAAATGCGCCATGACGTGGTCGACAACATCGTCGGCAAGGCCATTCCACCGCGCTCCTATCCCGAGCAGTGGAATGTCGAGCAGCTCGAAGCTGCCGCCAAGACCTATCTCAATATCGACGTGCCGGTGAAGGACTGGGCTGCCGAAGAAGGCATCGACGCCGAAATCGTCACCGAGCGCCTGCTGGCTGCTGCCGATGCGCAGGTTGCCGACAAGGAAGCCCGTACGCTGGCAAAGTTCGCCGAAGCCGGCCAGCCGATGCCGACGATTATGCGCCAGATGGAAAAGAACATCCTGCTGCAGTCGATCGACGGTCTGTGGCGCGAGCATCTGGTGACGCTCGATCACCTGTCCAAGGTTGTGGGCTGGCGCGGTATCGCCCAGCGCGACCCGCTGACCGAATACAAGCAGGAAGCCTATGAGCTGTTCCAGACCCTTCTGGCCAGCATGCGCGAACTGGTGACGACCCAGATGAGCCATCTCGAGCTGCAGCCGCGCCCCGTCGCGCCGCCAATGCCCGATCTGAGTCGCCTGCAGGAAACCCATATCGACCCCCTGACCGGCGAGAACGACGCCGATGGCGGCGATACCATCGCCGACTCGCTGGGGGCCGTGGGCGGCGATCCATCGCTGCGGCCAATCGATCCGGCTTTGCTGGTCGGCGTCGCGCGCAACGCCCCATGCCCATGCGGCTCGGGCAAAAAGTTCAAACACTGCCACGGTGCGTTCTAA
- a CDS encoding murein L,D-transpeptidase family protein — MTVTLLRKFCSVVILLWVAFGLVACGGFLPKTSDNRHNQPLSSAIQSGLRSMGSGPGEAMVIRIFKQEQALEVWKRTSAGTFKLFKTYEICTYSGDLGPKFKEGDRQSPEGFYTISPGLMNPKSAYYLAFNTGFPNKFDRANGRSGSNLMVHGDCKSVGCYAMTDAGIAEIFGLARETFKGGNPSFQLQIFPFRMTAANMAKQSASPHLAFWKNIKEGYDLFELNKAPPTWDVCNLQYIFNAPGGGALNPLGPCPVVTKDASLTAKQQADEAAFVSAVESEAQKAARLAAEEAALKARGQAVNGFLNNIGGVFGGNADANVPPVMSGQPAPQPMPTPQRP; from the coding sequence GTGACCGTCACACTTCTTCGCAAATTTTGCTCCGTCGTCATTCTGCTGTGGGTGGCCTTCGGGCTGGTGGCCTGCGGCGGGTTCTTGCCCAAAACCAGCGACAACCGTCACAACCAGCCGCTCTCAAGCGCGATCCAGTCGGGTCTGCGCAGCATGGGCTCGGGCCCCGGCGAAGCCATGGTCATCCGGATTTTCAAGCAGGAGCAGGCGCTCGAGGTGTGGAAGCGCACCAGCGCCGGTACCTTCAAACTGTTCAAGACCTATGAGATCTGCACCTATTCGGGCGATCTCGGTCCAAAATTCAAGGAAGGCGATCGCCAGAGCCCCGAGGGTTTCTACACGATCTCGCCCGGCCTGATGAACCCGAAATCGGCCTATTACCTGGCCTTCAACACCGGCTTTCCCAATAAGTTTGACCGCGCCAATGGCCGCAGCGGCTCGAACCTGATGGTGCATGGCGATTGCAAATCGGTGGGCTGCTACGCCATGACCGATGCCGGCATCGCCGAAATCTTCGGGCTGGCCCGCGAAACCTTCAAGGGCGGCAATCCAAGCTTCCAGCTGCAGATTTTCCCCTTCCGCATGACGGCGGCCAATATGGCCAAGCAGTCCGCCAGCCCGCATCTGGCATTCTGGAAGAACATCAAGGAAGGCTATGACCTGTTCGAGCTGAACAAGGCCCCGCCAACCTGGGATGTCTGCAACCTGCAATACATCTTCAACGCCCCCGGCGGCGGCGCGCTCAACCCGCTCGGCCCCTGCCCCGTTGTTACCAAGGATGCAAGCCTCACCGCCAAGCAGCAGGCCGATGAAGCCGCCTTCGTCTCGGCGGTCGAAAGCGAAGCCCAAAAGGCCGCGCGGCTCGCCGCCGAAGAGGCAGCGCTCAAGGCCCGCGGTCAGGCGGTCAACGGCTTCCTCAACAATATCGGTGGCGTCTTCGGCGGCAATGCCGATGCCAATGTCCCGCCCGTCATGTCCGGCCAGCCTGCGCCACAGCCCATGCCGACGCCCCAGCGTCCATAG
- a CDS encoding acetyl-CoA carboxylase carboxyltransferase subunit alpha: protein MQSYLDFEKPVADLEGKIAELKAMASTDQAVSIDEEVNRLSSRADEALVEIYKKLTPWQKTQVARHPQRPHFSDYVGKLITEWTPLAGDRKYREDAALQAGFGRFNGQSVAILGQEKGNSTETRLKHNFGMASPEGYRKAVRIMDMADRFNIPLISFVDTAGAYPGIGAEERGQAEAIARSTEKCLELGVPNIAIVIGEGGSGGAIAIAVANRVLMLENAIYSVISPEAGASILFRDAAKAQDMATAQKITAQDLLGFGVIDGIIGEPTGGAHRHHEAIMDSTRSAIATFLSDFDNKGRLEVREHRREKFLAIGTVL from the coding sequence ATGCAGTCTTATCTCGATTTCGAAAAGCCGGTAGCCGATCTTGAAGGCAAGATCGCTGAGCTCAAGGCAATGGCATCAACCGACCAGGCCGTCAGCATCGACGAAGAAGTCAACCGGCTCTCCAGCCGCGCCGACGAGGCGCTGGTCGAGATCTACAAAAAGCTCACGCCGTGGCAGAAGACCCAGGTCGCCCGCCATCCGCAGCGTCCCCATTTTTCCGACTATGTCGGCAAGCTGATCACCGAATGGACGCCGCTGGCCGGCGACCGCAAGTATCGCGAAGATGCCGCCCTGCAGGCCGGCTTTGGCCGGTTTAACGGCCAGTCTGTCGCGATCCTCGGCCAGGAAAAGGGCAACTCCACCGAGACGCGCCTCAAGCACAATTTCGGCATGGCGAGCCCTGAAGGCTACCGCAAGGCCGTCCGCATCATGGACATGGCCGACCGCTTCAACATTCCGCTGATCTCGTTCGTCGATACCGCCGGTGCCTATCCCGGCATCGGCGCCGAAGAACGCGGGCAAGCCGAAGCCATCGCGCGCTCGACCGAAAAGTGCCTTGAGCTGGGCGTGCCCAATATCGCTATCGTCATCGGCGAAGGCGGTTCGGGTGGCGCGATTGCCATTGCTGTAGCCAACCGCGTGCTGATGCTCGAAAACGCCATCTATTCGGTGATTTCGCCAGAAGCCGGCGCCTCGATCCTGTTCCGCGACGCCGCCAAGGCGCAGGACATGGCGACGGCCCAAAAGATCACCGCGCAGGACTTGCTCGGCTTTGGCGTCATCGACGGCATTATCGGCGAACCAACCGGCGGCGCCCATCGCCACCACGAAGCCATCATGGATTCGACCCGCTCGGCCATCGCCACCTTCCTGTCGGACTTCGACAACAAGGGACGTCTGGAAGTGCGCGAACACCGCCGCGAGAAGTTCCTGGCGATCGGGACTGTGCTTTAG